The Kosmotoga olearia TBF 19.5.1 sequence CAGTGATTGTTTCACCGCTTCTTTCACGGATTTACCTTCCGAGACTGCTTTCATAAGCATGTCATCGCTGATGATTACTCCATCAAAACCTAACTTTTCTCTCAAATAGGAGATTATTTTCTTAGATATTGTGGCTGGAACGTTGTCCCAAAAAGGCAATAATATATGAGCAGTCATCAATGCCGGTATCTTATTTTCTACAGCGATTTTGAAAGGGGACACATCAGTTTCGATAAAGTTGCTTTCAGGCTTATTGATAACTGGAAGTGAAGTATGGGAATCTGTATCCGTATCTCCATGCCCAGGAAAATGCTTTCCAACTGGAATAACCCCGGCAGAAAGAAGACCTTTAAAGAAAGCAACTCCATTCGTAGCTACCCTTGTTGGCTCGTTCCAGAACGATCGCACTCCTATGATTGGGTTAAAGGGATTTGAATTAACATCAAGTACCGGTGCGAAGTCCATATTGATTCCCAGATCTCTCAACGCTTTTCCCGTTAGATAACCTACTTTATAGGTTAATTCCGTGTCGTTTACAGAGCCCAACAGCATAGCATTTGGAGGTACAAAGATATCCCTGATTCTGGCGACCATACCGCCTTCCTGGTCAACGGCAACGAAAGGCGGGATATCATCACAGTGTGTTTTGATCTGTTCAACAAGTTCTTTTACCTGATCTTTATCTTTAACGTTTCGTCCAAAAATGACAAAACCTCTAACTCCCTTATCTATCAACAACTGGATCTGGTCATTGTAAGAGATTCCCTGAAATCCAAAGAGGAAAAGCTGTCCAACTTTCTGTTCAATGGACATCATACTTACAAATTGAGAGAGTGTTAATGTTCCAAGCAGGAGCATCTTAAAACTTTCAGAAAACATCAAATTCACCTGGCTTTCAAAGTGACCCTGAGTTTAAAATTGTCCTTTCTGTAATTCGAGTAAACATATTCAATGGGAATTTTCTCCTGTGAAAAAGTGATACGAACAATCGATAAAACACAATCCCCTTCTTTTATTCCAAGGATCTTTGCTACGCTTTTTTCGGCATGAACTACTTCAATTTCCTCTTCAGCAAAAGTCGGATAAATCGAAAACTCGTCTTTTAGAAGCTTATAGAGTGATTTGGTTGACATATCGTACTGTGAAATTTTTCTGAGTATGGGATATTTTGAAATATTCAAATATGCGTTCTCGATTGATCTTGGGCGGTCACCTTCATATCTCAACCTGGATAAGAGCAGCACCTTTGCTTCACCAGAAATATGGAAAGCATCTGCAACTTTTTCAGGAGGTTTAACGAGTTTATTTGTAAGAACTTTCGACCAGGCTTTTTTTCTAATTTTTTCCATTTCCTCACTAAAGCCAGTAAGATGGGAAAGGTCAGAAATCATCTTGTTTTCTGCTACATATGTTCCTTTACCCTGTATTCTATATATTAAGCCCTCTTTTACCAGTTCTTGCATCGCTTGTCTAACGGTTAGTCTGCTTACCTTGTAATACTTTGCCAATTCCTCTTCTGGAGGCAGAGGATCGTTTGGTTTCAGCTTGTTATCTTCGATAAACCTTTTTAAGTTCAACTTTATCTGGTAATAGAGGGGAATCGGGCTACTTCTATCAACAGATTCCAAAACCTTCATCTCCTTGTTATGATGTCTAGTTATATATACAACTTCATTTTATAAAAAAACTTCCATCGAAGTCAAATTCTGTTTAATCAGCGTTATTGCCATTTGACAACATTTTGAGGGCCTCAGACAAAAATTCCGTGCGCTCAAGTACGTTATTACATTCCTCTTTTGTTTTCCCTGAGAGTACCATTAAAATAGCAAGCTTTGTTTTATTTCCTGATAGTTTCAGAAACTTCTTTGCCTCATCTTTGCTGATTCCTGTGACTTCAGAAATAATTTTGGTTGCTCGTTCTTCTAACTTCGTGTTGAGGATCTGGACGTCGACCATGTAATTTTTATAAACTTTACCGAGTTTAATCATAGTCACTGTACTTATCATGTTTAAAACCATTTTTTGTGAAGTTCCAGCTTTTAATCTCGTGCTTCCTGTTATAACCTCTGGACCGGTTCGCAGTTTTATAACTACATCAGCCCATTGTGCTATTTCAGGATTTTCTACATTGGCAATTAACACGGTTCTACACCCTACTTCTTTTGCCTTTTTCAAAATTCCTTTCACATAAGGGGTGCGTCCGCTGGCGGTTAAACCGATCACGGTGTCTTCTTTTTTTACTCCGATACTTATCAAATCATTTACGCCGCCAATTTCATCGTCTTCTACAGATTCTACGGCTTTAAAAAATGCTTCTTCTCCTCCCGCCATCAACGGTAAAAATAGACCTTCATTGACTCCGAAGGTGGGAACGACTTCCGCTGCATCAATAACGGCTAATCTTCCACTGGTTCCAGCCCCACAGTATATTACCCTTCCGCCTGATCTAATCGAGCTTACCGTCATGTCAATTACTGTTGCTATTTTTTCGAGTTGTTCAGCGACAGCTAAAGGTACAGTAGCGTCTTCGTGGTTTATAAGCCTGAGCATTTCGATCGTACTTAAAGAATCGATATTGTAAGACTTTGGATTTGACTGTTCGGTTTCGAGTTTTTCTATCATAGTTTTCCTCCTTGTATAGGGTAAGTTTTTTATATTATTATATATCAATCTGTATAATACATAAGAGGTGGAGAGAGGTGGAGAAAATGTGGGAAACAGTGGATAAGATCGTTAAAAGCGGAATAAACAAGATTTATCCGGGAGCTGTGTTGCTTGTTGGAAGACCTGGAGAGATATTATACGAAAAAAGTTATGGGACAATTGACGGAGTCAGAAAAACTCAATTGGATACTATATACGATATTGCCAGCCTCACAAAGGTTGTTGCAACAACTACTGCCGTAATGAAGCTGTTTGAAGAGGGATTGCTGCATCTGAACGATAGGCTCGGTTACTTTTTGCCTGTTGAAGGAAAAAAAGCTGACATTACTATTTTCCAGTTACTAACCCACACTTCAGGTATGGCACCGTATACGGAACTCTGGAAACATTTGAAGGGAAAGGCGCTGTTAGAGGAAATTCTAAAGATTCAACCCGTTTATGAACCCGGAAAAATCGTGTATTCATGTTTGAATTTTATTACGTTAATGGCTGTTGTTGAAGCCGTTTCCGGGACATCGTTTGATGAATTCGTTTATTCGATTCTTTATCCTATAGGAATGAACAATACCTCTTTCAATCCTGAAAAATATGAAAATATTGCCCCAACGTCAATACGGGAAGGTAAAAGGCTCATAGGAGAACCTGATGATGAGCTTGCATATTACTTAGGTGGGGTCAGCGGAAACGCCGGACTCTTTTCAAGTGCACGCGATCTTTTTATCTTCATGAGTGCTCTGTTAAAAGGCGAAATCATGAGAAAGAAAATCGTGAATCTCTTTTCACAGCATGTTGTCGATTCAAACGGAAAAAGAAGACATCTTGGGTGGGAAGCACCTTATAATGGTTCAAGCGCTGGTGACATTCTTCTGCACTTGGATCATGCTTTCGGGCATACCGGTTTTACGGGGACGAGCATATGGTGTGATGGTGAGAAATTCGTTATCCTGCTCACGAATCGTGTTTTTATAAAGAGATTCAGTGAGGGAATTGGACGTATCAGGATATTACTTCACAACGTCGTTTTTGGAGGGTTATGAAGTGTGGGAAAAGTTTCTGAAACTGCTAAAAAAAGATGAACGGGTAGTCCTTGGTTTAATGTCCGGTACATCAGCTGACGGACTCGATATCGCTTTAGTCAAGGTCAGTGGTAAAACTCAAGATTTGAGGTTTTCCTTAGAATTCTTTAAATCTATCCCGTACCCAAAAGACCTACGAGAAAAAATTATTCGTGCATATAACCCGAATGTTTCAACCGTTAAGGATATCACGGAATTGAATTTTGCTCTGGCACGTGAGCATGTGAAAATGATTAAAGGTCTAGGCTTGCAATTTGATTTGATTGGTTATCACGGCCAAACGGTTTACCATATGCCGGAAGCCGGTGCAACTTTACAATTAGGGGAAGCTGATGTTTTGGCTGTCGAACTTGGAGTACCGGTAGTCCATTCCTTTAGGACAAAAGACATGGCTCTGGGAGGACAGGGTGCTCCAATCGTTTCGTATTTTGATTGGGTGGTTTTTGGAAGAGAAAGCGGTACTGCTACATTGAATATTGGCGGTATTGCAAACCTGACTTATTTATCTAAAAAAAGAGAAAACGTTATAGCCTTTGACACGGGACCGGGTAATTGTTTGATAGACGTTGTTGTCAATAAGTATTACTCACAACCCTTTGATATTGATGGAAAGATAGCAAAAAAAGGCAAAATCCGCGATGATGTTATTGAATTGTTGATGATGAAAGACGCAGACTATATTGAAAAAAGCCCCCCAAAGACAACAGGAAGGGAAAGGTACAACGAAGAATTTCTGGATGGTATCAAATGCCCTCCAAAGGATCTTGTACGCACTTTGACCAGATTCACAGCGCTTTCCATTCATCTGAATATCAAGAAACATGTGCCAAAGACGAAAAAGTTAATCGTTACTGGAGGGGGAGCATTCAATCCTGTACTTACAGACGATATCCGTTCCTTTGGATACGAAGTTGAAATACCAGACAAAACCTTCGTCGAAGCGAAAGAAGCGATCGCAATTGCTGTTCTGGCGAATGAGTTTTTGAACGGCGTCACTACAAATATCCCGAATGTTACGGGTGCAGAAAGAGAAGCGACGCTTGGAAAGCTTTCTTTGCCGTTCTGATTTTTATATCATCCGTTCAACAAAAACAATTCCTGTGTAAAACTGAACATAATGTGAAGGAAGAAGGAATGGATGGTTTAACTCTATCATCTTTTTCTGGATTTCTATCTGGTCTGTATCGTGTATTATGACGCATCCATGGCTTCTTCTAAGTTCTTTTGCTTTTGTTCCCCCATGAACGAGAATACCGTCTCTGTTGACTTTGTAAATTCCAAGTGCGTATCCATATAAAGGTTGCCATAATCTGAACAGACCAGCTGGTCCGAATTTCTCTGGTGTATTCTTCAAAATCCCGGATTCATAGGAAGAAAGATATATGCCGATAGGTGTATCTCCGTTTTCGATCTTCTGGCTCTCTTCCGTTTTTGAATCATGCTGTCCGTGACCTCGAGCAAGACAGGAATAAATTTCATTCCCTTCTCCGTCGTAAAGGTGTAGGTTTCCAAGCTTGCTTCTGTCATCCGGAAGGGTGATTTTCAGGAAAAAATAATAGCTGTTTTCCGCATATTTCGTGAGTTTCTTTAGTGTCTCGAAGCCGCAGTGTTTCTCCTTTATATCTTCCTCTTTTTTGAATTCAATCAAAGCGTCAAAGAAATCCAAACAAGCTTTCTGGTCTAGTGGAAATGGCGTACCGAACCCTCTGTAGAAGAGATACCTTGAGAGTAAGTATTTTGCTCTCCAAACATCATTGCCTGTCATTTCAGGTTTTATTGTCCTGTGAAAAGGTTCAGGTAACGTGAAACCGCTTATCTCTCTCGTTATCGTAAATTCAAAGTCTGGATTGTCGTAAAAATACTTTTTTTGCACGTTATCACCTTAAATATTTGGCGACATCAATAAACAGGCGTCAAAGGTTTCTTTCCTTCGAGAACCGCGAGAACGTTTTTTGCTACGAGAACAGCCATGTTGTTTCTGGTTTCTACTGTTGCCGAACCGATGTGCGGCAGTAAAACCACGTTGTCAAGTTCCTTAAGAGCATACGGAACCTCAGGTTCGTTCTCATAAACATCCAGTCCCGCAGCAGCTATTTTACCCTGCTGCAAAAACTCTATCAAAGCTTCTTCGTCCACAACGGCGCCTCTCGATGTGTTAATCAGTACCGCTGATGGCTTCATGAGCTTCAATTTACTTCTGCTAAGGAGATGATAAGTTTCACTGGTCAGAGGTACGTGAAGAGATATAAAATCAGATTCCTTCAACAGCTGTTCCAAACTTCTGTACTCGACATCAAGATTTTTTTCCTCTTCACTTGTTAGAGGCCTTCTATTATGATATATAACTTTCATCCCAAAAGCTTGAGCCCGCTTAGCAACAGCTTTTCCTATCCTTCCAAGTCCAATTATCCCGAGAGTTTTTCCGTTCAGCTCAATTCCGAGGAACAGCTCCGGTTTCCATCCCTCGAAGAGGCCTTTCCTTACAAATTTATCTGCTTCAACAATCCTTCTAGCAGTGGCAAGCAATAGAGCCATTGCAAGATCGGCAGAGGCATCTGTAAGAATATCCGGCGTGTTTGTAACGATTACTCCTTTTGCTTTCGCAGCTTCTATATCAATATTATTGAATCCAACAGCATAATTGGCAATTATTTTGAGTCTTGGAAGTGCGTTTATTATTTCAGCATCTATGTTATCGGATAAAAGTGTTACCAGAGCGGTCGCATCTTGTGCCCTTTCTATTATCTCTTTTTTCGAAAGGGTTCTATCTTCCTCGTTGACCTCAACATTGAATTTGCTCAGGAGTTTCAATCCTATTTCCGGAATCTTATAGGTTACAAAAATCTTTTCCAAGGGAACTACCTCCTTTCCTAAGAAATCCGAGAACCGAGAGGACGAGAGTCCGAAAAAGCCACTTTGCGGCACGAATCCCTTCGGGATTGTTACGACCGGCTACGCCGGTGTTGCGAACTCCTGCGGAGTTGTCGCGAACTGCTTCGCAGTTGACATGCGCCTGCGGCGGATTAAAGCATGTTCTATTCCGGCTCGAAGAGCCGCATGGCCGTGACGAAGTCACGCATAGCCTGGGCAAAGCCCAGCACAGCCGCTGCGAAGCAGCGCACAGCGTCTGCAAACCTCAACCTCGTGAGCGTCCGGAGCGTAGCTCCGCACTTCAGCAGCGTAGCTGCTATCTCAGATTCTCGGTTCTCGACTTTCACTAATATCTTACCATCAAATATACACTGGATATGATCATACTTACAAGGACAACCAGCATACCGTAAGCCATGAATTTCACGAAACTGATTTCTTTACCATAATATTTTTTGAGAACCGCGAGACCTATGATATTCGCCGATGCTCCGATGGGAGTGCCGTTACCTCCCAAACACGCTCCTAAAGACAGGGACCACCAGAGAGGATTCAGATTTGAAAAGGTTTCCGGGTTTATTTTTTTCATTGATTCTACTACAGGTATCATCGTAGCAGTGTAAGGGATGTTATCTATAAACGCTGAAATTACTGCTGAAGCATTTGTTATAAAGAGCATGGTACGATGGTAAGAACCTCTTGAAAGTTTTATAAGTAAATGTGCAAAATTTTCCAGCACACCGGTTTCTTCAAGACCTCCAACTACAACAAAAAGCCCAATAAAAAACAATATCGTTGACCATTCTACTTCTTCCAGAGTTGCTTCTACATTTTTTCTGTCCATAATCGTTAGAGATAACGCTGCCATCAGAAGGGCTATCGTTGAACTTTCTAAATGTAACTCATGTTGAAAGAGAAAAAGAAACGTCGTAATGACTAGTAATACAATAGATATTCTGAAGTTTTTTCTGTTAGTAACTGCTTTGGTTAGTTCGATACCTTTTGCGTCTGTAAGATCTACACTGAGCTTTTTCCTAAGCAGAAAAATTATCATCGTATGGGTGGCGATGAATATGAGTACAATTGCGGGACCAAGATTGACAATAAAATCCATAAAAGACAACCCCGCAGCGGAACCTATCATTATGTTTGGCGGGTCACCAATAAGCGTTAAGGCACCACCGATGTTTGATGAAAAAATTTCACCAAGCACCAAAGGAAATGGGTCAAGACCTACAGCATCAGCGATAGCAAGAGTAATAGGAACAAAAACAAGGATTGTTGTAACGTTATCAAGAATACTGGAAGCAAGGGCTACTACGCTAACCATATACAGATATAGTTTCACCATACTACCCTTCGAGAGCTTTAGCGCCAACGCGCCAAAGTACTCGAAGATACCGCTTTTTTTCATAACGGCTACGAAGATCATCATTCCTATGAGGAGAAATATGGTGTTGAAGTCAACGTATTCTTTGTAAACAATTGCAGGATCTCTAAACACCCCAAAAATAAGCATGAAGGTTGCGCCAAATAAAGCAACAAGCATCCTGTTAAGCCGTTCGGTGATGAGGAAGAAATAGGAAATAAGAAAAATCGACACCGCTACAACTGTTTGATAACTCACGCTATCATCTCCATAAGAATTTTGACAGAACCAATTATACAACAAAAAAAGTACGCGGCAGGAATATCCCGCCGCGTATGCCTTAGAACTTTCGAAATGATTATTCTTCTTTGTAAATCTTTATGCCGAAATCATCGGCACCCACAACGACAACATCGTTTTCAGAAAGCTCGCCGCTGATTATCATGTCGGCAATCTGTCCTTCCACATCTCTTTCAACGAGCCTCCTTATCGGCCTTGCGCCATATACGGGATCATATCCTCTATCCGCAAGGTAATCGACGGCTTTATCGGTGTAACGCATGGATATACCCTGTTCGCTGAGTTTTTCCTCGACCTCTTTCAATCTCAATTTAACGATCTCTCTCAGGTGCTCTTTGCTCAACGGCTTGAAGAACACGATGGCATCGAGTCTATTCAGGAACTCCGGTTTGAATGCTGACTTAAGTTTCTGTTCGACAAGTGCCGTTGTGTTTTCGTCGAATTTACCCTTCGTCATCTCTTCAGAACCCACATTACTGGTCATGATGAGTATGGTGTTGGAGAAATTAACGGTTTTTCCTTTTCCATCAGTTAATCTTCCATCGTCCATCACTTGAAGTAGAACATTGTGAACATCAGGATGTGCTTTTTCAACTTCATCAAGTAATATGACGGAGTAGGGTCTTCTTCTAACCGCCTCAGTTAATTGACCACCTTCTTCGTATCCGACGTATCCCGGAGGCGCACCAATAAGCCTCGATACAGAGTGCTTTTCCATGTATTCGGACATATCGATTCTTATCATCGCATCTTCGCTACCAAAAAGTATATTTGCCAGTGTTTTCGCAAGTTCCGTCTTCCCGACACCTGTTGGTCCAAGGAATAGGAATGATCCCCATGGTCGGTTCGGTGCTTTTAGACCAGCACGTGCCCTTCTTATGGTATGGGCAACCGCACTAACAGCCTCTTCCTGATCTATGAAACGTTCGTGAATTAGCTTTTCGAGATTTTTCAATTTATCCCTTTCAGATTCGAGAAGTTTCCCGGCTGGTATTCCGGTCCACTGCTCGACGATTGAAGCAATTATTTCTTCCGTAACTTCATTGTTCTGAGCGTTGTCACTCTTGAACCATTCAGCCTTTCTGGCTTCGTATTCTTTTCTGATTTTCTCGAATTTCGTTTTGAGTTCCGCGGCTTTCTGGTATTCACCTTCCTGAACGAGCTCGGATATCCTGTTGTCGAGCTCCTGGAGCTCTTTTTCCATCTTCCTCAAATCATCCGGAAGATATCCGGCTTTAAGGCGTACATAAGATGCAGCTTCATCTATAAGATCAATAGCCTTGTCTGGTAGGTATCTGTCTGTTATGTATTTCATACTTAGATCAACGGCCGCCTCAAGAGCTTTATCCGTTATCTTAACCTGGTGATGCTTTTCATACGACTCTCGCAATCCTTTTACAATTTCCAGCGCCTCATCCCTTGAAGGTTCGTCTACATAAACTGGCTGGAATCGTCTTTCAAGAGCCCTGTCTTTTTCGATGTACTTTCTATACTCATCGAGAGTAGTTGCCCCTATACATTGAAGCTCTCCTCTCGCGAGAGCTGGTTTCATAAGGTTGGCAGCATCCATTGAACCCTCCGCAGAACCGGCACCCACAACGGTATGAATCTCATCTATGAACAAAATCACTTCTCCAGCAAGACGTTTCACCGCATCAATGATCCCCTTCATTCTCTCTTCAAATTCTCCACGGAACTTGGTTCCAGCAACAACTCTTCCCATATCCAGAGCAAGCACTTTTTTGTTTTTCAGGTATTCGGGAACGTCACCATCAACGATTCTCTGAGCCAACCCCTCGACAATTGCGGTTTTACCAACACCAGGTTCCCCGACTAAGGCAGGATTGTTTTTGGTCTTTCTACCGAGTATCTGGATGACCCTTCTTATTTCTTCATCCCTGCCTATAACAGGCATCAGTTTTCCTTGCTTTGCCAAATCGGTTAAGTCTATGGTGAAACGCTTGAGAACATCAACATTCTCGTTTTCGGACGCTTCACCCTTTTGCCTGGCACTCAGTATGGCATTGTAAACGGTATCAACGTTCAATCCGTGTTTCATCAGGATTCTTGCCGCTACTGACGAAACCTCTCTAAGCATAGCAAGTAACAGATGTTCCGTACCAACTTTGGCATCGTGCATTCTTTTGGCTTCGTTTCTGGCTGCTTCTATGATGTGGCGTGCGTCGGGTGTAATATAAATCTGATTGGAAGATTCAACACGCCCACCATAGCGCGCAATAACCTCTTCGACATCACGGCGAAGGGATCTCATATTAACCTTCAACTCTTTCAGAATCTCATAAGCAAAGTTATCCTCATCTTCGAGGATAGCAAGCAAAATATGCTCGCTGCCAAATTGATTCTGGCGATATCTTGTCAATATATCCTGAACATCCATCAGGATTTTTTTCGCCTTCTCCGTGTATTCTTCATAATTTATCATTCTCTCACCTCCAGTTTTAAAAAGGGCGCCTTAAAGGCGCCCCGTATGATTTCATCTCAATTACTCAACTTTCACACTTACCGTTTCTTTCTTGACTTCTTCCTTCTTAGGCAATTCGATTTTCAGGACGCCGTCTTCGTATTTTGCTTTAACTTTGGTCGTATCGATACTGTCGGGCAATCTGAAAGCTCTCTGGAACATACCATAGGAACGCTCGTAGAGATGGTAGTTTCTGGATTTGTCATCTTTTTCAGAGGATTTCTCTCCTTTGATTGTCAGGATTCCATCTTCAATTTTGATTTCGAGATCTTTCTTCTTTATGCCAGGTACTTCCATTTCCACAAATATGGCATCGTCCGTTTCGTAGATATCGACTTCGGGGATGAGCATGCCGTACTCTCCTCTTCTTACATCGAGTCCTCTAAAGGCTTCGCTGAAAAGCTTATCGATCTCTTTCTGAATTTCCTCAAAGGGTCTGAAGAGTTCAGAAACGTTCTTCTTTGGAACCAACATGCTATCACCTCCCCGACAAAATTTTCAGTTTATTCATTTTAGGCATTGTCTTTCGGTGGTATGTACTCAGAATTTCCACCTTGGTCTCCAGGATTTCCGGTCTGATCAGTCTGCCCACCCTGAGCCGATTGGTAAATAGCCTGGCCGATTTTCATAATCTCCTGCTGCAACTGATCGAAGAGTAGTTTGATCCTCTGTATATTGTCTGAACTTATCGCATCTCTCAAGTCTTTTACTATATTCTCTATTTTTGCTCTGTCCTCGGGTGAAATCTTGTCCCCATTCTCCTTGAGCATCTTTTCTGCACGATAAGCGAGTTCATCAGCCTGGTTTTTGAGTTCGATCTCCTGTTTCTTCTTCTTGTCCTGTTCTTCATATTTCTTCGCATCTTCGATAATCTTCTTGATTTCATCTTCGGATAGCTTGTGTCTTCCGGTAACAACCATCGATTGCTGTTTTCCGGTTCCAAGATCCTTGGCATAAACGTTCACAATTCCGTCACTATCGATATCGAAGGTAACCTCTATCTGAGGTACACCTCTCGGTGCCGGTGGAATACCCGTAAGCTTAAAGCTTCCAAGGAATATGTTGTCGCGGGCCATGGTTCGTTCACCCTGGTAGATCCTTATTTCAACCTCTGTTTGACCGTCTTCAGCTGTAGTAAAGATCTTGGATTTCTTTATCGGGATCGTTGAATTTCTTTCGATTATCGGTTCCAGGAGCCCTCCTTTTACTTCGACTCCCAGCGTGAGTGGCGTTACATCGACAAGGACAAGATCCTTTTCCAGTTTTCCTCCAAGTATAGCAGCCTGAATCGCCGCACCAATAGCCACTGCTTCATCAGGGTTAACGGTTTTGTTGGGTTCTTTACCGAATATATTCTTGATGAAGTTCTGTACGTATGGAATTCTCGTAGAACCACCAACAAGTATGATTTCATCAATATCCTGAGGTGACATCTTGGCATCGTTCAGAACTCTTTCAATTTGTTCTCTTGTTGATTCAACAAGATCTCTTATCAGCGATTCAAAAGTGGATCTTGTTATCTTCATTTCAAGATGGAGCGGTCCCTCGGCTGTCGCTGTTATGAAAGGCAAGCTGATCTCCGTTTCGTATTTTGAAGAAAGCTCTATCTTAGCCCTCTCGGCCGCATCTTTAAGTCTCTGGTAGGCTTGTTTATCCTGCCTGAGATCAACGCCATGCTGTTTTCTAAACTCTTCGGCTATGTAATCAATGAGTCTCTGGTCAAAGTCATCACCACCAAGGTGGTTGTTTCCAGCCGTTGCAAGAACTTCAACAACTCCATCACCGATGTCAAGTAACGACACATCAAAGGTTCCTCCACCAAGGTCGTACACTATGATTTTCTTGTCACCTTCGCTTTTGTCCAGCCCATAGGCTACTGCCGCGGCTGTAGGTTCATTGATGATTCTCAGAACTTCGAATCCTGCTATAATACCAGCTTCTTTTGTAGCCTGTCTTTGAGCATCATTGAAGTAAGCTGGACAAGTTATAACCGCTTTGGTTACCTTACCGTTCAGATAGGCTTCAGCGTCTGTTTTGAGTTTTTTCAGAATATAGGCACTTATCTCCTGGGGTGTATACTCTTTGTCATCTATCTTGACCTTATAATCAGACCCCATCTTTCTTTTTATTGATCTGATAGTTCTGTCACTGTTGAGAATAGCCTGACGCTTTGCGGGTTCACCAACGATTATTTCACCGGTTTTACTGAACGAAACCACAGATGGTGTGGTTCTTGAACCTTCAGCATTGGGGATAACCTCAACATTTCCATCAGGCTTAACCCAGGCAATAACAGAGTTTGTTGTTCCAAGGTCAATACCTACAATGTATTCTTTTTCAGCCATATCATTCCCTCCTTTTTCACCTCGTGTTCTATCTTCGCATTTTAATTATATTTAGTTAGCAATCGAATGTCAAGTTTGCCATTTCAAAAATGTGGTTTTGTATGGTCCGCTTTCATTCATATATATAATTATACCAATCTAATCGCAATATAATCTTATAGCGACCGTTACTAAAGAATGCCAAATTTATCTGGTCGATTCTTGTTTCTTTTTTTTAGTGTCTGTTTATCGTGATAATGCTAAACTCCAAGTAGGAGGTGATGAGTTGCCCAGATTAATTGACAAGCTCTTTCCAAAAGAAAGCCCTTTGAGACTCCTTAAAGAACATGCCGATCTGGTCTTAAAGGCTTCCTCTTATTTACCAGAAGCGCTGGAGCTTTACTTCGAAGGAGACTTAAAGAAAATCACCGTGATGTCAAAAGAAGTTGAGGAACTGGAACGCCAGGCTGATGATATCAAAGCACGTATTCGCGCAAGCTATATGAAACTCAAATTCGTGTATTTCGAAAAATCAGATCTAATGACCATCCTCCACAAAGCCGATAGTGTTATAGATG is a genomic window containing:
- the nagZ gene encoding beta-N-acetylhexosaminidase, with the translated sequence MFSESFKMLLLGTLTLSQFVSMMSIEQKVGQLFLFGFQGISYNDQIQLLIDKGVRGFVIFGRNVKDKDQVKELVEQIKTHCDDIPPFVAVDQEGGMVARIRDIFVPPNAMLLGSVNDTELTYKVGYLTGKALRDLGINMDFAPVLDVNSNPFNPIIGVRSFWNEPTRVATNGVAFFKGLLSAGVIPVGKHFPGHGDTDTDSHTSLPVINKPESNFIETDVSPFKIAVENKIPALMTAHILLPFWDNVPATISKKIISYLREKLGFDGVIISDDMLMKAVSEGKSVKEAVKQSLLAGVDMFIIWKDLETQLEVADYILQEVKNGNIPEEVIDNAVKRITKLRLLAYASELNELDLQVEKIWEEISDGIALCKGNFSLEKDKKYLIFFPYNPGVSIVQERAYTREYITSLLKKEGITFKLVKYNLRSTPYRYIKTIKKASTYDGVIIFTMDTYRNKYSAELVNLLIHENKNNLLIAIQSPYDYLFVKDKELVNAYITTYDWNEYLAIRLLDYLIDNTPLKGECILTKGGI
- a CDS encoding GntR family transcriptional regulator, with product MESVDRSSPIPLYYQIKLNLKRFIEDNKLKPNDPLPPEEELAKYYKVSRLTVRQAMQELVKEGLIYRIQGKGTYVAENKMISDLSHLTGFSEEMEKIRKKAWSKVLTNKLVKPPEKVADAFHISGEAKVLLLSRLRYEGDRPRSIENAYLNISKYPILRKISQYDMSTKSLYKLLKDEFSIYPTFAEEEIEVVHAEKSVAKILGIKEGDCVLSIVRITFSQEKIPIEYVYSNYRKDNFKLRVTLKAR
- a CDS encoding serine hydrolase domain-containing protein, with translation MWETVDKIVKSGINKIYPGAVLLVGRPGEILYEKSYGTIDGVRKTQLDTIYDIASLTKVVATTTAVMKLFEEGLLHLNDRLGYFLPVEGKKADITIFQLLTHTSGMAPYTELWKHLKGKALLEEILKIQPVYEPGKIVYSCLNFITLMAVVEAVSGTSFDEFVYSILYPIGMNNTSFNPEKYENIAPTSIREGKRLIGEPDDELAYYLGGVSGNAGLFSSARDLFIFMSALLKGEIMRKKIVNLFSQHVVDSNGKRRHLGWEAPYNGSSAGDILLHLDHAFGHTGFTGTSIWCDGEKFVILLTNRVFIKRFSEGIGRIRILLHNVVFGGL
- a CDS encoding anhydro-N-acetylmuramic acid kinase, which encodes MWEKFLKLLKKDERVVLGLMSGTSADGLDIALVKVSGKTQDLRFSLEFFKSIPYPKDLREKIIRAYNPNVSTVKDITELNFALAREHVKMIKGLGLQFDLIGYHGQTVYHMPEAGATLQLGEADVLAVELGVPVVHSFRTKDMALGGQGAPIVSYFDWVVFGRESGTATLNIGGIANLTYLSKKRENVIAFDTGPGNCLIDVVVNKYYSQPFDIDGKIAKKGKIRDDVIELLMMKDADYIEKSPPKTTGRERYNEEFLDGIKCPPKDLVRTLTRFTALSIHLNIKKHVPKTKKLIVTGGGAFNPVLTDDIRSFGYEVEIPDKTFVEAKEAIAIAVLANEFLNGVTTNIPNVTGAEREATLGKLSLPF
- a CDS encoding L,D-transpeptidase, which gives rise to MQKKYFYDNPDFEFTITREISGFTLPEPFHRTIKPEMTGNDVWRAKYLLSRYLFYRGFGTPFPLDQKACLDFFDALIEFKKEEDIKEKHCGFETLKKLTKYAENSYYFFLKITLPDDRSKLGNLHLYDGEGNEIYSCLARGHGQHDSKTEESQKIENGDTPIGIYLSSYESGILKNTPEKFGPAGLFRLWQPLYGYALGIYKVNRDGILVHGGTKAKELRRSHGCVIIHDTDQIEIQKKMIELNHPFLLPSHYVQFYTGIVFVERMI
- the murQ gene encoding N-acetylmuramic acid 6-phosphate etherase, whose product is MIEKLETEQSNPKSYNIDSLSTIEMLRLINHEDATVPLAVAEQLEKIATVIDMTVSSIRSGGRVIYCGAGTSGRLAVIDAAEVVPTFGVNEGLFLPLMAGGEEAFFKAVESVEDDEIGGVNDLISIGVKKEDTVIGLTASGRTPYVKGILKKAKEVGCRTVLIANVENPEIAQWADVVIKLRTGPEVITGSTRLKAGTSQKMVLNMISTVTMIKLGKVYKNYMVDVQILNTKLEERATKIISEVTGISKDEAKKFLKLSGNKTKLAILMVLSGKTKEECNNVLERTEFLSEALKMLSNGNNAD